A genomic window from Streptomyces sp. WMMC940 includes:
- a CDS encoding transposase, whose protein sequence is MRRRLTEDDRADRLLDLALARLKEAGLVRERTTQRTDSTHVLAAVRDLTRLELITEAVRAALEEIAGISPHLLDGLVDEDWGLRYGRPVRLGKNPTKPMTRILATGNDAVRLLEHLYRYGADRMSGPRVQALRQIMVQNYHRDAAGHLRWRTAEKEGGAGLPPSSGAVVSPYDTSARYARHGHIISWKGFAAHLTETCAPDGPNVITDVATTASTTHDSQVLPGIHTRLARRGLLPAEHLVDAGYTSLPHLEHAAREHQVTVSGPLKTNPTHQHRRGEGFARDDFHIDFDRQQVTCPQGQVSAGWHGPYPTSSPTAAPLIVARFTKSQCRPCPARAQCTSTADSARTVGFPPRELRDLQLRVRAEQQTPEWKARYAVRSGVEGTVNEFAHGHGMRRCRYRGQSKAHVQHVLTAIAVNIERLGGLSPAEEALAPRRPTAFQNYLDQRQLPRPKSWRTLGT, encoded by the coding sequence ATGAGACGACGTCTTACCGAGGACGACCGTGCCGACCGTCTTCTCGACCTGGCGCTGGCCCGTCTCAAGGAGGCCGGACTGGTGCGCGAGCGCACCACACAGCGCACCGACTCCACCCACGTCCTGGCCGCGGTGCGCGACCTGACCCGCCTGGAGTTGATCACCGAGGCGGTCCGCGCCGCACTCGAAGAGATCGCGGGCATCTCCCCTCACCTGCTGGACGGGCTGGTCGACGAGGACTGGGGGCTGCGCTACGGCCGGCCGGTCCGCCTGGGCAAGAACCCCACCAAGCCCATGACCAGGATCCTTGCCACCGGAAACGACGCCGTCCGGCTCCTGGAACACCTCTACCGGTACGGAGCGGACCGCATGTCCGGTCCCCGCGTTCAGGCCCTGCGGCAGATCATGGTGCAGAACTATCACCGTGATGCTGCTGGGCACCTGCGCTGGCGCACCGCCGAGAAGGAAGGCGGGGCGGGTCTGCCGCCGTCGTCGGGGGCGGTCGTCTCGCCCTACGACACCTCGGCCCGCTATGCACGGCACGGGCACATCATCAGCTGGAAGGGGTTCGCCGCCCATCTGACCGAGACCTGCGCTCCCGACGGCCCCAACGTGATCACGGACGTGGCCACCACCGCGTCCACCACCCACGACAGCCAGGTCCTGCCCGGCATCCACACCCGCCTGGCCCGCCGCGGGCTGCTGCCCGCCGAGCACCTGGTCGACGCCGGCTACACCTCCCTGCCCCACCTCGAACACGCCGCCCGTGAACACCAGGTCACCGTCTCCGGTCCGCTGAAGACCAACCCCACGCACCAGCACCGCCGAGGCGAGGGCTTCGCCCGGGACGACTTCCACATCGACTTCGACCGTCAGCAGGTCACCTGCCCGCAGGGGCAGGTCAGCGCGGGCTGGCACGGCCCCTACCCGACATCCTCGCCCACCGCGGCCCCACTGATCGTGGCACGGTTTACCAAGAGCCAGTGCCGTCCCTGCCCGGCCCGCGCCCAGTGCACCAGCACCGCCGACAGCGCCCGCACCGTGGGCTTTCCCCCGCGTGAGCTCCGTGACCTGCAACTCCGCGTCCGTGCCGAACAGCAGACGCCCGAGTGGAAGGCCCGCTATGCGGTCCGCTCCGGAGTGGAGGGCACGGTCAACGAGTTCGCCCACGGACACGGTATGCGGCGCTGCCGCTACCGAGGACAGAGCAAAGCCCACGTCCAGCACGTGCTGACGGCCATCGCCGTCAACATCGAGCGCCTCGGCGGGCTGTCACCGGCTGAGGAAGCCCTCGCACCCCGCCGACCAACGGCCTTCCAGAACTACCTCGACCAGAGGCAGCTACCCCGGCCGAAATCCTGGCGCACCCTGGGAACCTGA
- a CDS encoding STM4015 family protein has translation MTIGVHLQELHGLPAFDFPDTEAGELPDPASVAWRIGVEAYESEESWEDAFARFTAAVDTSKVRALIVGAWSDVYDSGPDEVFSALLAARDRLPELRALFVGDITFEECEISWINQGDVTPLLDGFPELEEFGVRGGMGLGFGAARHERLRRLVIESGGLPVEVVRGVAACELPSLENLDLWLGTSGYGGDAELSDLEPFLAGTRLPELRCLALRNSEIQDEIAAALAAAPVVARLEVLDLSMGTLGDQGAAALLEGQPLTHLRKLDLHHHFVSEPMAERIRGSLEPSGVSVDLDDVQEPWDDDEDNGRFTAVAE, from the coding sequence ATGACCATTGGGGTCCATCTGCAGGAGCTGCACGGCCTGCCCGCGTTCGACTTCCCCGACACCGAGGCCGGCGAACTGCCGGACCCCGCCTCCGTCGCCTGGCGGATCGGTGTGGAGGCGTACGAGAGCGAGGAGTCGTGGGAGGACGCCTTCGCGCGGTTCACCGCCGCCGTGGACACCTCGAAGGTCCGGGCCCTGATCGTGGGCGCCTGGAGCGATGTGTACGACAGCGGCCCCGACGAGGTGTTCTCCGCCCTGCTCGCGGCCCGCGACCGGCTGCCGGAGCTGCGCGCCCTGTTCGTCGGCGACATCACCTTCGAGGAGTGCGAGATCTCCTGGATCAACCAGGGCGACGTCACCCCGCTGCTCGACGGCTTCCCGGAACTGGAGGAGTTCGGGGTGCGGGGCGGCATGGGACTGGGGTTCGGCGCGGCCCGGCACGAGCGCCTGCGCAGGCTGGTCATCGAGAGCGGCGGCCTGCCGGTGGAGGTGGTGCGGGGCGTGGCCGCCTGCGAGCTCCCCTCCCTGGAGAACCTGGACCTCTGGCTCGGCACCTCCGGTTACGGCGGGGACGCCGAACTCTCCGATCTGGAGCCGTTCCTCGCCGGCACCCGGCTTCCGGAACTCCGGTGTCTCGCGCTGCGCAACAGCGAGATCCAGGACGAGATCGCCGCGGCCCTCGCGGCGGCCCCCGTCGTCGCCCGGCTGGAGGTCCTGGACCTGTCGATGGGCACCCTGGGCGACCAGGGCGCGGCGGCGCTGCTCGAAGGCCAGCCCCTCACCCACCTCAGGAAGCTCGATCTGCACCACCACTTCGTCAGCGAGCCGATGGCCGAACGCATACGCGGCTCGCTGGAGCCCTCCGGAGTGAGCGTCGACCTCGACGACGTGCAGGAGCCCTGGGACGACGACGAGGACAACGGCCGGTTCACCGCGGTGGCCGAGTGA
- a CDS encoding STM4014 family protein codes for MRPAASRRFAVVGVPDNRRVALFQRALRAAGVPEARVVPWLDVLRGRAGFAAGETVRIDSPGEDPGVDRLLRGVEDPTRVEGTGRWYARFTEAVREVAESVRTAGATLLDDPAELAVLFDKRLCHERLTTAGVAVPPSPTSGAGAPVVRGWDDVRAVLAEPGYHRAFVKLAHGSSASGVLAVEVAGGGRVRATTSVERTPDGRLFNSLRLRRYTAEPEIAAIVDALAPDGLHLERWLPKAVQHGRAADLRVVVVAGRATHAVVRTSRSPLTNLHLGGLRGDLAEARASVRAAGRSWRDDVLGLCERTAGRFPGTLCVGVDLLPATGWRRFAVGEVNAFGDLLPGLTGLPGSGSEGLDTYAAQVAAAVHPHHEEAPCTQPLPAGPVRPA; via the coding sequence GTGAGACCGGCGGCGTCGCGACGCTTCGCCGTCGTCGGCGTCCCGGACAACCGCCGCGTCGCGCTCTTCCAGCGGGCCCTGCGCGCGGCGGGGGTGCCCGAGGCACGTGTGGTGCCCTGGCTGGACGTCCTGCGGGGCCGGGCCGGTTTCGCCGCAGGGGAGACGGTGCGGATCGACTCGCCCGGTGAGGACCCGGGGGTGGACCGGCTGCTGCGCGGGGTCGAGGACCCGACCAGGGTCGAGGGCACCGGCCGCTGGTACGCCCGCTTCACTGAGGCCGTACGGGAGGTGGCGGAGTCCGTGCGCACGGCGGGCGCCACCCTGCTCGACGACCCGGCCGAGCTGGCAGTGCTGTTCGACAAACGGCTGTGCCACGAGCGGCTCACGACGGCCGGCGTGGCGGTGCCGCCGTCGCCCACCTCGGGCGCCGGGGCGCCCGTTGTCCGCGGCTGGGACGACGTACGCGCCGTGCTCGCCGAGCCGGGGTACCACCGCGCGTTCGTGAAGCTCGCCCACGGATCCTCGGCGTCCGGTGTCCTGGCCGTGGAGGTCGCCGGCGGCGGCCGTGTCCGGGCGACGACGTCGGTGGAGCGGACGCCGGACGGAAGGCTGTTCAACTCGCTCAGGCTGCGCCGCTACACCGCCGAGCCGGAGATCGCCGCCATCGTCGACGCCCTCGCGCCCGACGGTCTGCACCTCGAACGCTGGCTGCCGAAGGCCGTCCAGCACGGAAGGGCCGCCGATCTGCGGGTCGTGGTGGTCGCAGGGCGGGCCACGCACGCCGTCGTACGGACGAGCCGTTCCCCGCTGACCAATCTCCATCTGGGCGGTCTGCGAGGCGACCTGGCCGAGGCCAGGGCCTCCGTGCGGGCCGCCGGCCGCAGTTGGCGCGACGACGTGCTGGGGCTGTGCGAGCGGACGGCGGGCCGCTTCCCCGGGACCCTGTGCGTCGGAGTCGACCTGCTGCCTGCCACGGGTTGGCGCCGGTTCGCCGTCGGCGAGGTCAACGCCTTCGGCGACCTCCTGCCCGGGCTCACGGGACTGCCGGGCAGCGGCAGCGAGGGCCTCGACACCTATGCGGCGCAGGTCGCCGCAGCCGTACATCCGCACCACGAGGAAGCACCATGCACCCAGCCCCTCCCGGCCGGACCGGTCCGGCCGGCATGA
- a CDS encoding STM4013/SEN3800 family hydrolase yields the protein MRSVVGTDDLLLVTLDTLRFDVAEDLAAAGRIPHLARRLPGGRWERRHAPGSFTWASHQAIFAGFLPTPAAPGPHPRLFAARFAGSETTADGTFVYDTPDLVSGLAGAGYRTVCIGGVGFFNRQGPLGTVLPGMFQESHWEPEFGVASPTSFESQVARAEEVVAALPADQRLFLFVNVSALHQPNWFHLPGAAREAGDSRETHAAALEYVDRHIGRLFAAASSRRRCFAIVCSDHGTAYGDDGYTGHRLGHEVVWTVPYAQFFLPGPDGSEGAR from the coding sequence ATGCGGTCGGTCGTCGGCACGGACGATCTGCTGCTCGTCACCCTCGACACGCTGCGCTTCGACGTCGCCGAGGATCTGGCGGCCGCCGGTCGCATCCCGCACCTGGCGCGCCGTCTGCCGGGCGGCCGCTGGGAGCGGCGGCACGCCCCGGGCAGCTTCACCTGGGCCTCGCACCAGGCGATCTTCGCCGGTTTCCTGCCGACGCCCGCAGCGCCCGGCCCCCACCCCCGGCTGTTCGCCGCGCGGTTCGCGGGCAGTGAGACGACCGCCGACGGCACGTTCGTGTACGACACGCCCGACCTGGTCTCCGGGCTCGCGGGCGCCGGGTACCGGACGGTGTGCATCGGCGGTGTCGGCTTCTTCAACCGGCAGGGCCCGCTCGGCACGGTGCTGCCGGGGATGTTCCAGGAGAGCCACTGGGAGCCGGAGTTCGGAGTGGCCTCCCCCACCTCCTTCGAGTCGCAGGTCGCCAGGGCCGAGGAGGTCGTCGCCGCGCTCCCCGCGGACCAGCGGCTGTTCCTCTTCGTCAACGTCTCGGCCCTGCACCAGCCCAACTGGTTCCATCTGCCGGGTGCGGCACGGGAGGCGGGCGACTCGCGCGAGACCCATGCCGCGGCGCTGGAGTACGTGGACCGGCACATCGGCCGGCTCTTCGCCGCGGCGAGCAGCCGGCGGCGCTGCTTCGCGATCGTCTGCTCCGACCACGGCACGGCGTACGGCGACGACGGTTACACCGGCCACCGGCTGGGTCACGAGGTCGTGTGGACGGTGCCGTACGCGCAGTTCTTCCTGCCCGGGCCGGACGGCTCGGAGGGCGCCCGGTGA
- a CDS encoding STM4012 family radical SAM protein has protein sequence MSGAAHGIRPYRSYVYAYPHKTSYRPLPERPALRELWAGEDKSALSLYLHIPFCEVRCGFCNLFTRIGAPDELTARYLDALERQALAVREALGDADAVRFAAAAFGGGTPTFLTARELERLCDIAEKRTGADLRAVPLSVETSPATATADRLAVLAERGTTRLSIGVQSFVDEEARAAVRPQRRADVEAALGRIRDTGVPVLNIDLIYGIEGQTEATWRRSLDAALAWRPEELYLYPLYVRPLTALGRQGETGGDAAWDEQRLRLYREGLDHLLAHGYEQVSMRMFRRRGQGTVPRGPDDHACQTDGMIGLGCGARSYTSGLHYSFDYAVDMRRIRTIIDDYTETADFTRAEVGRRIDDGEARRRHLLQSLLQAQGMEVSGYRDRFGSAPAEDFPVELAAFAGRGWLEEIGGLLRLTPEGLAYSDALGPELFSPAVRDAMAVYEPK, from the coding sequence GTGAGCGGCGCGGCACACGGGATCCGCCCGTACCGGAGCTATGTCTACGCGTATCCGCACAAGACGTCGTACCGTCCGCTGCCGGAGCGGCCCGCACTGCGCGAGCTGTGGGCCGGGGAGGACAAGAGCGCGCTCTCCCTGTACCTGCACATCCCGTTCTGCGAGGTCCGCTGCGGTTTCTGCAATCTCTTCACCCGGATCGGGGCCCCCGACGAGCTGACGGCGCGCTATCTCGACGCGCTGGAGCGCCAGGCACTGGCCGTGCGTGAGGCACTGGGCGACGCCGACGCGGTCCGGTTCGCGGCCGCCGCGTTCGGCGGCGGCACTCCGACCTTCCTCACCGCCCGGGAACTGGAGCGGCTCTGCGACATCGCGGAGAAGCGGACGGGCGCGGATCTGCGCGCCGTACCGCTGTCGGTGGAGACGTCCCCGGCCACCGCGACCGCCGACCGCCTCGCCGTGCTCGCCGAGCGCGGCACGACCCGGCTGAGCATCGGCGTCCAGAGCTTCGTGGACGAGGAGGCGCGGGCCGCCGTCCGCCCGCAGCGGCGCGCCGACGTCGAGGCTGCGCTCGGCCGCATCCGGGACACCGGCGTCCCCGTCCTCAACATCGATCTGATCTACGGCATCGAGGGTCAGACGGAGGCGACCTGGCGGCGCTCGCTCGACGCGGCGCTCGCCTGGCGCCCCGAGGAGCTGTATCTGTATCCCCTCTACGTCCGCCCGCTGACGGCGCTCGGCCGGCAGGGCGAGACCGGCGGGGACGCCGCCTGGGACGAGCAGCGGCTGCGGCTCTACCGGGAGGGCCTGGACCACCTGCTGGCGCACGGCTACGAGCAGGTGTCGATGCGGATGTTCCGCCGCCGCGGGCAGGGCACCGTGCCGCGCGGCCCGGACGACCACGCCTGCCAGACCGACGGCATGATCGGCCTCGGCTGCGGGGCCCGCTCGTACACCTCCGGACTGCACTACTCCTTCGACTACGCCGTCGACATGCGCCGGATACGAACGATCATCGACGACTACACGGAGACGGCGGACTTCACCCGCGCCGAGGTCGGCCGGCGGATCGACGACGGCGAGGCGCGGCGCCGCCATCTGCTGCAGTCGCTGCTGCAGGCGCAGGGCATGGAGGTGAGCGGGTACCGGGACCGATTCGGCAGCGCGCCGGCCGAGGACTTCCCCGTCGAGCTGGCGGCGTTCGCCGGGCGCGGCTGGCTGGAGGAGATCGGCGGGCTGCTGCGGCTCACTCCGGAAGGGCTGGCGTACTCGGACGCGCTGGGCCCCGAGCTGTTCTCGCCCGCCGTGCGGGATGCGATGGCCGTGTACGAGCCGAAGTGA
- a CDS encoding STM4011 family radical SAM protein, whose product MDLTVLYRGPLASCDYDCPYCPFAKRRDSREQLRADRAALERFAAWAAAREGEDRLSVLFTPWGEALVRSWYRRALAELSRLPHIRRVAVQTNLSCRTDWLDGADPDTLALWCTYHPGQTPYDRFLGKCRDLGARGIRFSVGIVGLDEHLEAARRLRADLPGHVYLWVNAAEGHVYTDEEAARWTALDPLFPFSRHPHRSAGLPCRTGESVVSVDGDGTVRRCHFVRSGLGNLYDGSYRAALGPRACPLAVCDCHIGYVHLESLPLYDVFAGGVLERIPAGYPDPVPGFGSAGSRTPHGADPFPGSRSAPYADPAPEAGSGAGPGCSGSGDQSGRRSGRFGST is encoded by the coding sequence ATGGATCTGACCGTGCTGTACCGCGGGCCGCTGGCGTCCTGTGACTACGACTGTCCCTACTGCCCGTTCGCCAAACGGCGGGACAGCCGAGAGCAGTTGCGGGCCGACCGGGCGGCGCTGGAGCGGTTCGCGGCCTGGGCGGCGGCGCGGGAGGGCGAGGACCGGCTGTCGGTGCTGTTCACCCCGTGGGGCGAGGCGCTGGTGCGCTCCTGGTACCGGCGGGCGCTGGCCGAGCTGTCGCGGCTGCCGCACATCCGCAGGGTCGCCGTGCAGACCAATCTGAGCTGCCGCACGGACTGGCTGGACGGCGCCGACCCGGACACCCTGGCGTTGTGGTGCACGTACCACCCGGGCCAGACGCCGTACGACCGCTTCCTCGGCAAGTGCCGCGACCTGGGGGCGCGCGGCATCAGGTTCAGCGTCGGGATCGTCGGCCTCGACGAGCATCTGGAGGCCGCACGCCGGCTGCGGGCGGACCTCCCGGGCCATGTCTATCTGTGGGTCAACGCGGCGGAGGGACACGTGTACACGGACGAGGAGGCCGCCCGCTGGACGGCGCTCGACCCCCTCTTCCCGTTCAGCCGGCACCCGCATCGCTCGGCCGGTCTGCCGTGCCGCACGGGCGAGTCGGTCGTTTCGGTGGACGGCGACGGCACGGTGCGGCGCTGCCACTTCGTGCGGTCCGGGCTCGGCAATCTCTACGACGGCTCCTACCGAGCGGCGCTGGGGCCGAGGGCCTGCCCGCTGGCGGTGTGCGACTGCCACATCGGCTATGTCCACCTGGAGTCGCTTCCGCTGTACGACGTATTCGCGGGCGGGGTCCTGGAGCGGATCCCCGCCGGGTACCCGGACCCCGTCCCCGGCTTCGGGAGCGCCGGGAGCCGGACGCCGCACGGCGCGGACCCGTTCCCGGGCTCGCGCTCGGCCCCGTACGCGGACCCGGCCCCGGAGGCGGGCTCCGGAGCCGGCCCCGGCTGCTCCGGCTCGGGCGATCAGAGCGGCAGGAGGTCCGGGCGCTTCGGCTCCACGTGA
- a CDS encoding SGNH/GDSL hydrolase family protein: protein MADDSRSRAKDSFGSYAAIGDSFTEGVGDPGPDSRFVGWADRLAVLLDDRLPEHTFRYANLAVRGRLLDQIVEEQVPRAKELAPELVTFCAGGNDIIRPGSDPDDVAERFERAVADLAASVGTVMVTTGFDTRGVPVLRHLRGKIATYTAHVRAIADRYDCPVLDLWSLRSVQDRRAWDTDRLHLSPEGHTRVALRAAQVLGLDVPADPDQPWPPLPPRGSYEVRRDNIQWAREHLVPWIGRRLRGESSGDHVEPKRPDLLPL from the coding sequence GTGGCAGATGATTCGCGATCAAGAGCAAAGGACTCCTTCGGGTCGTACGCGGCGATCGGTGACAGCTTCACCGAGGGCGTCGGAGACCCCGGACCCGACAGCCGGTTCGTCGGCTGGGCGGACCGTCTCGCGGTCCTGCTGGACGACCGTCTACCGGAACACACCTTCCGCTACGCCAATCTCGCCGTGCGCGGCAGGCTCCTCGACCAGATCGTCGAGGAACAGGTCCCGCGCGCCAAGGAACTCGCCCCCGAGCTGGTGACGTTCTGCGCCGGAGGGAACGACATCATCCGGCCCGGCAGCGACCCCGACGACGTCGCCGAACGCTTCGAGCGGGCCGTCGCCGACCTCGCCGCCTCCGTGGGCACGGTGATGGTGACCACCGGCTTCGACACCCGCGGGGTGCCCGTACTCCGCCACCTCCGGGGGAAGATCGCCACGTACACGGCACACGTCCGTGCCATCGCCGACCGCTACGACTGCCCCGTCCTCGACCTCTGGTCGCTCAGGTCCGTGCAGGACAGGCGGGCCTGGGACACCGACCGGCTGCACCTCTCGCCCGAGGGGCACACACGCGTGGCGCTGCGCGCGGCGCAGGTGCTCGGTCTGGACGTGCCCGCCGACCCGGACCAGCCCTGGCCGCCGTTGCCGCCGCGCGGCAGCTACGAAGTCCGCCGCGACAACATCCAATGGGCCCGGGAGCACCTCGTGCCCTGGATCGGACGGCGGCTCCGGGGCGAGTCGTCCGGTGATCACGTGGAGCCGAAGCGCCCGGACCTCCTGCCGCTCTGA
- a CDS encoding M23 family metallopeptidase has product MPGKGKHRRPRTSPFRRGFVAAGTGGAAIAIPFVGAAGANAAGQSAPAAGPVAPTVHQAFVLQAPQAGKAVESYTVVVGDHLSKIAAEQDVAGGWKKLYADNRAAVGGNPSLIHPGLRLSLHVGPKAPADAKPHAKAQSTERKAEAPVKVKAKAPAKAEAEKPAASAERASRTADRGASAPAAAAVQAPAADSAVKNIPSGYFAPVVGGVSTAYRTAGAMWSSGYHTGVDFIAPTGTSVKAVGPGTVVSAGWSGAYGNEVVIKHNDGTYSQYAHLSQLSISSGESVTGGQQIGLSGSTGNSTGPHLHFEIRTSPGYGSDIDPLAYLRQHGVTI; this is encoded by the coding sequence ATGCCCGGTAAGGGGAAGCACCGCCGTCCGAGGACCAGCCCGTTCAGGCGCGGATTCGTCGCCGCCGGTACGGGCGGGGCCGCCATCGCCATCCCGTTCGTCGGTGCCGCCGGCGCGAACGCCGCAGGGCAGTCCGCGCCCGCAGCCGGACCTGTCGCCCCGACCGTGCACCAGGCCTTCGTCCTCCAGGCGCCGCAGGCCGGCAAGGCGGTCGAGTCCTACACCGTCGTGGTGGGTGACCATCTGTCGAAGATCGCCGCCGAGCAGGATGTCGCGGGCGGCTGGAAGAAGCTCTACGCCGACAACCGTGCCGCCGTCGGTGGGAACCCGTCGCTGATCCACCCGGGTCTGCGGCTCAGCCTCCACGTCGGGCCGAAGGCCCCGGCCGACGCGAAGCCGCACGCGAAGGCCCAGTCGACCGAGCGCAAGGCCGAGGCCCCGGTGAAGGTCAAGGCGAAGGCCCCGGCCAAGGCCGAAGCCGAGAAGCCGGCCGCCTCCGCCGAGCGCGCCTCCCGCACCGCCGACCGCGGCGCCTCTGCTCCCGCGGCCGCTGCCGTCCAGGCTCCTGCCGCCGACAGTGCCGTCAAGAACATCCCCTCGGGCTACTTCGCCCCGGTGGTCGGCGGCGTCAGCACCGCGTACAGGACCGCGGGTGCCATGTGGTCCAGTGGCTATCACACCGGTGTGGACTTCATCGCCCCCACCGGCACGTCGGTGAAGGCCGTCGGCCCCGGCACCGTCGTCTCGGCGGGCTGGAGCGGTGCGTACGGCAACGAGGTCGTCATCAAGCACAACGACGGCACCTACTCGCAGTACGCCCATCTCTCCCAGCTCTCCATCTCCTCCGGCGAGAGCGTCACCGGTGGCCAGCAGATCGGCCTGTCCGGCTCGACCGGCAACTCCACCGGCCCGCACCTGCACTTCGAGATCCGCACCAGCCCCGGTTACGGGTCGGACATCGACCCGCTGGCCTATCTGCGTCAGCACGGGGTCACGATCTGA
- a CDS encoding tyrosine-protein phosphatase — protein MTQQLPQTPSTEPELSGVRNFRDVGGLPTVDGRRVRYGRLFRSGHLAHATDTDAAFLSSLGLHTIFDFRNSADQRLEGPDVELTGVRNVNIPLSDPADGAEFWRMVRDGDLDQLKSILADGQAAGRMIASYRMIIKERTAEHSRVLHALAEDSTPALMHCAAGKDRAGLSIAVSLLAVGVERDAIEADYLKSNDPHRRYKVRRSDSSPAGMSPEVMELLSPLFDARAEYLAAAFETMEEVWGSTERYLSDGLGLTGATRERLRGRLVDGTV, from the coding sequence GTGACGCAGCAGCTGCCCCAGACCCCGTCGACCGAACCCGAACTGTCCGGTGTGCGCAACTTCCGGGACGTGGGCGGACTGCCGACCGTGGACGGACGACGCGTTCGGTACGGACGGCTCTTCCGCAGCGGCCATCTCGCGCACGCGACGGACACCGACGCGGCCTTCCTCTCCTCGCTCGGGCTCCACACGATCTTCGACTTCCGCAACTCCGCGGACCAGCGGCTGGAGGGCCCGGACGTCGAACTCACCGGGGTGCGCAACGTCAACATCCCGCTGTCCGACCCGGCCGACGGGGCCGAGTTCTGGCGAATGGTCCGGGACGGCGACCTCGACCAGCTGAAGTCGATCCTCGCCGACGGCCAGGCGGCCGGGCGGATGATCGCCTCCTACCGGATGATCATCAAGGAGCGCACCGCCGAGCACAGCCGCGTCCTGCACGCGCTGGCCGAGGACAGCACGCCGGCGCTGATGCACTGCGCGGCGGGCAAGGACCGGGCGGGTCTGTCCATCGCCGTCTCGTTGCTGGCCGTGGGGGTCGAGCGGGACGCCATCGAGGCGGACTACCTCAAGTCGAACGACCCGCACCGGCGCTACAAGGTGCGCCGCAGCGACAGCTCGCCGGCCGGGATGTCACCCGAGGTGATGGAGTTGCTGAGCCCGCTGTTCGACGCCCGCGCCGAGTACCTGGCGGCGGCGTTCGAGACCATGGAGGAGGTCTGGGGCAGCACCGAGCGCTACCTCTCGGACGGCCTCGGCCTCACGGGCGCGACGCGGGAGCGCCTCCGTGGGCGGCTGGTCGACGGGACGGTCTGA
- a CDS encoding aspartate aminotransferase family protein, with the protein MSNEFDLTKLLAERGGERYGLHSRYLNHQLPRMLRTIGFDKVYERGEGAHFWDEEGNDYLDMLSGFGVMGLGRHHPVVRKALHDVLDASLADLTRFDCPPLPGLLAEKLLAHSPHLDRVFFCSSGTEAVETALKFARYATGRPRILYCGHAFHGLTAGSLSVNGEAGFRDGFGPLLPDTAVELGDLAALERELARGDVAAFVVEPIQGKGVHEAPPGFLNAAQELLRRHGALLIADEVQTGLGRTGDFYAHQHEDGVEPDLVCVAKALSGGYVPVGATLGKDWIFRKVYSSMDRVLVHSASFGSNAQAMAAGLAVLSVIEDEQVVANARATGDLLRTRLAALVGRYELLHEVRGRGLMIGIEFGRPSSLKLRSRWTMLQAARKGLFAQMVVVPLLQRHRILTQVSGDRLEVIKLIPPLIIGEPEVDRFVEAFTAVMDDAHGGSGLMWDFGRTLVKQAVAGR; encoded by the coding sequence ATGAGCAACGAGTTCGACCTCACGAAGCTGCTCGCGGAGCGCGGCGGCGAACGGTACGGGCTGCACAGCCGGTATCTCAACCACCAACTGCCCCGCATGCTCCGGACCATCGGCTTCGACAAGGTGTACGAGCGCGGGGAGGGCGCCCATTTCTGGGACGAGGAGGGCAACGACTACCTCGACATGCTCTCGGGGTTCGGCGTCATGGGCCTCGGCAGGCACCACCCGGTCGTCCGCAAGGCGCTCCACGACGTCCTGGACGCCTCCCTCGCCGATCTGACCCGCTTCGACTGTCCGCCCCTGCCCGGACTGCTCGCCGAGAAGCTGCTGGCCCACAGCCCCCACCTGGACCGCGTCTTCTTCTGCAGCAGCGGTACGGAGGCGGTCGAGACGGCTCTGAAGTTCGCCCGGTACGCGACCGGCCGGCCCCGGATCCTGTACTGCGGCCACGCCTTCCACGGGCTGACGGCCGGCTCGCTGTCGGTCAACGGCGAGGCGGGATTCCGCGACGGTTTCGGCCCCCTGCTCCCGGACACCGCGGTGGAACTCGGGGACCTGGCGGCGCTGGAGCGGGAACTGGCACGCGGCGACGTGGCCGCCTTCGTCGTGGAGCCGATCCAGGGCAAGGGGGTGCACGAGGCACCCCCGGGGTTCCTGAACGCCGCGCAGGAACTGCTGCGCCGGCACGGGGCGCTGCTGATCGCCGACGAGGTGCAGACCGGGCTGGGCAGGACCGGGGACTTCTACGCCCACCAGCACGAGGACGGCGTCGAGCCCGATCTGGTCTGCGTCGCCAAGGCCCTGTCGGGCGGCTATGTGCCGGTCGGTGCGACCCTGGGCAAGGACTGGATCTTCAGGAAGGTCTACTCGTCGATGGACCGGGTGCTGGTGCACTCGGCGAGCTTCGGTTCCAACGCCCAGGCCATGGCGGCCGGTCTCGCCGTGCTGTCGGTGATCGAGGACGAGCAGGTCGTCGCGAACGCCAGGGCCACCGGGGACCTGCTGCGGACGCGGCTCGCCGCGCTCGTCGGCCGTTATGAACTGCTCCACGAGGTCCGTGGGCGCGGACTGATGATCGGGATCGAGTTCGGCAGACCGTCGTCGCTGAAACTCCGCAGCCGCTGGACGATGCTGCAGGCGGCCCGCAAGGGGCTGTTCGCCCAGATGGTGGTCGTGCCCCTGCTGCAGCGGCACCGCATCCTGACCCAGGTCTCCGGCGACCGGCTGGAAGTGATCAAGCTGATTCCGCCGCTGATCATCGGCGAACCGGAGGTCGACCGGTTCGTCGAGGCCTTCACCGCCGTCATGGACGACGCCCACGGCGGCAGTGGGCTGATGTGGGACTTCGGCAGGACCCTCGTGAAGCAGGCGGTCGCGGGCCGCTGA